In a single window of the Deinococcota bacterium genome:
- a CDS encoding HAD family phosphatase, which produces MTPGPPPLEAVLFDMDGTLVDSEGLWRRAERELAAAFGVTLEPARQATFEGKEVPAIARVLRETYGLPINVQDLERALNDRVLALLPEALEAPGAGELVAWAAARKLRRAVVSNSPRHVVEATLAPHPWAASLPRRYAAGEGVRAKPAPDLYLQAAQGLGVVPAACVVLEDSPTGAAAALAAGMRCLAVPSSAHAKAGMAALGLEPLAGLEEALEGLRAWIV; this is translated from the coding sequence ATGACGCCCGGACCACCCCCGCTCGAGGCCGTCCTCTTCGACATGGACGGCACCCTGGTCGACAGCGAAGGGCTGTGGCGGCGCGCGGAGCGCGAGCTCGCCGCCGCCTTCGGGGTGACGCTCGAGCCCGCCCGGCAGGCGACCTTCGAGGGCAAGGAGGTTCCCGCCATCGCGCGGGTCTTGCGCGAGACCTACGGCCTCCCCATCAATGTCCAGGACTTGGAGAGGGCGCTGAACGACCGCGTTCTCGCCCTGCTGCCCGAAGCGCTCGAGGCGCCCGGCGCCGGTGAGTTGGTCGCTTGGGCCGCAGCGCGAAAGCTCAGGCGCGCGGTCGTCTCGAACTCGCCGCGTCACGTCGTCGAGGCGACGCTGGCGCCTCACCCCTGGGCGGCCTCGTTGCCCAGGCGCTACGCCGCGGGTGAAGGCGTCCGGGCCAAGCCCGCGCCCGACCTCTACCTCCAGGCCGCGCAGGGGCTCGGCGTAGTGCCGGCTGCCTGCGTCGTGCTCGAGGACAGCCCCACCGGCGCCGCGGCGGCCTTGGCGGCGGGCATGCGCTGTTTGGCGGTGCCGTCCTCGGCGCACGCCAAGGCGGGCATGGCAGCGCTCGGACTCGAGCCGCTGGCGGGGCTCGAGGAGGCGCTCGAGGGGTTGAGGGCCTGGATTGTCTGA